ATAGGAACTAATCCCCGGACGTTTAGCCTTAAGCAAATTTGACAGTCCGGAAGacttttaaagaatgtttttatatGAATCACATTACGAGAGAAAATACGCCAAATCTGTACTTAAACACAAAACCGGATATTCCGAGAGAACCGTAAGAGCTAAGATCACGGATTGTTGATGTTTTAGTACCTAGACTCTCTTGTGTTTTAGATTCGTCTCGTTCATTAGAATTTGTACGACAAGCGGTATCTTATTGAACTCTAGTTTAGGATTATTATATTTCGTGAGCCAGtgtatattttttgcaatatacCGTTTAAACTATGaacatgaaaaaaaaagaataatcttACCCTCAACAATCGCTGCGTTGAAGGTCGTCCACTtagtccccccccccccgaggAGCCTAGTTGGACACTTTGCCTCATGCAGGTGTTTGTGGCTGAGCTTGCAGAAATGTTCATACTGACAGAACACCAGTGTATCAAAAGTAAGTCCTTCCATGCCATGGTAACTGAATTCATTCCACGATCTCGTCACTTATATACCAACTGGTTGAGGAAAGcctaataaaacaaacatttactaacCTGACGGATCGGGTAAACAATCCATAAAACATTGCTAATTCTTCTAATACTCGGCTTTCCGCCGACAACTCCGATTGTGCAAGCGCTTCTCCCTTTCCCGGCCACTAGTGCAATTAAGATTATCATTTGAAGCTGTTAACCCTGGACTCGATAAATCAAGGACAAGCATTACAGTGTCGGTTATCTAAGACATTGCGCAAGTCTAGTCAGCCTACTGCGATAGTTTTTACTGCACTGCAATAGTCGTTACTCCAAAACGTGAGtgtattaggtttaatttttagTGTTTCTTTCGGTTCACTTGATTTATAAACCATCAACTACATCTGCTACCTCTATTGCCTAGTGTTGGTACACACCAATTGAAAGACGCCCGAGTGGGTGAATAGAATTTACACGATATCTGAAAGCAGATTTTATTATGACATCGTGTGAATCGCCTCATCAAATgaatcggtttttttttaaaaaaaggcgtAAGTCAATGTCAAATCTTCCAGAAACTGAAAAATCTTGCtattagtgtttttattacattcaatttacttaaaaagttGTACACTATTTGggcaacaaaaataaactttgtattaaatataaaaaattgaaaaatactatcttctaaaaaaattttttgtgatgaataaaaaaacactataatttttgtataaactgttttattatacatttttatttcactgtcaactaaaaaaaactttgcCACGCTCACTGGTAACTGTGCTCGTGTGGTGCGCAGTCTCAACAATCCTCCACCTCTTTCGGCGTGGTGGGTACCTGGTGGTGGCGGCCCCGGGCAGACTATTAGGTCCGTGATCCATTTCGATCCTCCTCGGCGTTTCGTTGGGCACTTCGCTTCGTGTATGTGCTTGCGGCTGAGCCGGAAGAAATGTGTTCTGTCATACTGAGAGAACACCAAAGTATCGAACGTCAGTAGTTCTGCCACGCTCACTGGTAACTGTGCTCGTGTCACGGTATCGTGAATTACACTGTTGACGAAATTATCTTGAATACATATAGACTGTTTTGccgtacattaaaatattgtattcttttGCAGGAGCAGTACATCCCTCAATTGGTTGCCTTGTCGGATGACTTGGAACAAAACCTCTTTACCATAACGGGAGACTACCAACAACCGTCCTCGTCCAGTCAGAGCCACCAGTTTGTTGAACCATCTCCACGACCACACGGTGGGAAGCGGATGCCTGTTTCCGCAAAAAGGAATTTCAGAAACGACTCCCCGCCCGATGGAAAGAAGAAAAAGCGTTCGTCCAAAGCTCGTTCTTCGTCTCCCTCTTCGTCGTCGTCGGCTGAGAGATCGCCCTCGCCCAAATGGAAGAATCGGCGTTCGCACGAGAGAAGTAAGAGCCGGTCGAGGGCCTCGGCTCGGTCTCCCACAGTCCCCGCGAGTCTTCCGACAAACGTCGTGACAAAGACAAGGCTGCAAGGACCGGTACGAACACTCCGACACGGACCACTTCGAAAGGAACCCGCCCACAGCACCCGCGGACCCGCCCGCAGCATCCACCGAATACGACCGACACAGTGACCAATGAACTGTTCGAGACGATGCAGAACCGCAGACCGGATCCCGCCCAGAGAGCCGCATCGCTCGTCTCCGACATGTCGTCCGTGTCCACTACCACGCACAGGCGCCCGAGGCCGCCGCTCGATCTGTAGCGTTGCCTGCTAGATACCTTGCGAGGCATGGAGCTGTACACCAAGACCATCGTGGCCATGAAGACGTTGGTGCACACCGTCAAAAACCGTGAGCTCGTCGAGGCGACCAGTTCTATAATGTACGTGAGTCCGGAATACGCCGTTCAAAAACCACCTCCGCCCGACTACCCGACCTTCGACTCCCACAACTACCTGTTCTGTGGCAAAGCGCAATTGTTCGGCTACGACTACCAGACGCTGTACCACAACCAACATCTTCGCGAGAGGTCACTGACTCACGCATTGAAACCCGGCTGCAAACGGGATCCGCAGAAAATGTCCCTGGAACTGGTGTTCCGCAAGGCGCTGAAAGAGATCGTGGAGGAGCTACATGAGATCGATCCCGAACCGCTGGAGGTGTCACTGGAGAACCCCATGTTCATCAGCGGCTGGTATCTGGAGCTGAGACTACTAAAGAAATTGAGAGAATTCTACAGGGTCCAGTGCAACGGCCTCGACCTGAACAAGTACCTCACCCAGTCGTCCGCCGACAAGACGTCTCCTCTCAAGCAGTACGTGGACGGCAGCCGTTGCGAGGAGTACGTGCGGGTGTTGCACGACCGCTACGCGCTGAATTCGGGGGCCGATTTGATCAACGCGAAAGCCGAATCACGTCCATGAGAGTGTggagtttattgtcatattcttatttcggttCAATGTGACTTCCATTAGTGATACGGCAAACATCCCACCGGTAATCAATTTCTCGCCACACCCGTTCTAGGAAATCTGGCGTAACTTCAGCAACCGCAGCTGTGATTCTTCTTAGATCTGCAAGACTGGCTGGTAGAGGTGGAacatacactttatctttaatgaaaccccatagaaaaaaatccaTAGGAGTCAAATCGGGGGAACGAGGTGGCCATGCAATTGGTCCTGAACACCCAATCCAGCGACCTGGAAAACGACCGTTTAGGAAATCCCTAACATCTGTTAGGTAGTGGTGGTGGTAGAGGTGGTGCTCCATCTTGCTCTTAGTAGAAAGGAGTATCCTGTTGTTCATCTTCATCAATTTGAGGAATCAAAAAattctgcaacatatcaaggtaaatgataccagtgacagttttcaccatgaagaaaaatggcccgtacactttaaatttactcatcgcacaaaacacattcacttttgGACTGTCCCGAACTTGTTCAAGGGATTC
The Homalodisca vitripennis isolate AUS2020 chromosome 4, UT_GWSS_2.1, whole genome shotgun sequence DNA segment above includes these coding regions:
- the LOC124360255 gene encoding uncharacterized protein LOC124360255, with amino-acid sequence MELYTKTIVAMKTLVHTVKNRELVEATSSIMYVSPEYAVQKPPPPDYPTFDSHNYLFCGKAQLFGYDYQTLYHNQHLRERSLTHALKPGCKRDPQKMSLELVFRKALKEIVEELHEIDPEPLEVSLENPMFISGWYLELRLLKKLREFYRVQCNGLDLNKYLTQSSADKTSPLKQYVDGSRCEEYVRVLHDRYALNSGADLINAKAESRP